The Planctomicrobium piriforme nucleotide sequence TGGGCTTACCGGAAGTGAAGCTCGGTCTTATTCCCGCCTGGGGAGGGACGCAGCGTCTGCCGAAACGAGTCGGCGTTTCCACCGCGCTGCCGATGATGCTCGAAGGCAAAACGCTCACCGCCAAGGAAGCCTTGAATGTCGGCTTGGTGGATGGACTGATTTCTTCCTCACAGGCGGAAGAGGAGATTGAGGCGTTCGTGCAGCAGCGTCTGCATGGGGGCGGTTCGCAGACTCCTTCTCGCGGCTGGATATCGTGGCTGATCGACAGCAACCCGTTGGGACGGTCGTTGGCGATCAATCAGGCGCGAAAAGCGACGGCGAAACTGTCCCGTCAGTATCCGGCACTCAAGAAGATCATTGATGCGGTGGAGATTGGATTGAAGTCATCAGACGTCTCTGAGGCAGGTCTGGCCGCAGAGCGAAAAGCCTTTACGGAACTGCTGCTGGGGGATGTTTCGCCCAACCTGATTGATCTGTTTCTGCTGCAGGAGAAAGCCAAAAAGACCAGCACCTGGACCGAACTGGCCGAGCCATTGCCGGTGAAGCGCATCGCAGTCATTGGCGCAGGCACCATGGGAGCCGGCATCGCCCAGCTCGCCGCTGCCAAAGGTTATTCAGTGCTGTTGCAGGACGTGAAAGAGGAGTTCGTCAACAAGGGAATGGAAACCATTCGCTCGCTGTTCGCAAAGGCGACTAGCAAGGGGGCGATTTCCAAGGCCGATGCTGAACAGGCGATTTCGCGGCTGCAGACGCGGGTCGACTGGGGAGCCAGCGACGATGTGGATCTGATGATCGAAGCCATCGTCGAACGCCTTGAAATTAAGCAAGCGGTCTTCGCCAAGGCGGATGAACTGCTTCCAAACCGTGCCGTATTGGCGTCGAATACGTCCGCCCTGCCGATTGACGACATGGCCAAGGCGACTCAGCGTCCAGAGAAGGTGGGCGGCCTGCACTTCTTTAACCCTGTCCACAAGATGCCCCTGGTCGAAGTGGTTCGCGGCGCGGCAACCAGCGATGAAACGATTGCCACGCTGGTCGGAGTCGCCAAGCGACTGGGGAAAGTCCCGGTTGTCGTGAAGCAATCGCCTGGCTTTCTGGTCAACCGCATTCTGTTCCCGTACCTCGATGAGTCGGCACGGCTCGTGACGGAAGGCTTTGCCATCACTGACATCGATCGCGAAGCGAAGAAGTTCGGGATGCCGATGGGGCCGCTCGAACTCCTGGATGTCGTGGGGATCGATGTCGCACTCGATGTTTCGAAAACGCTGTCTCCTTTAGCCCAACAGTCGACCCCGAGCCCGGCCCTGTTTCAGAATATGGTCGCGGCAGGCAATAAAGGTCAGAAAACCGGGAGCGGATTTTATAACTGGCACAATGGCAAACGCGGCCCGGCCATCATTCCAAACGATCCCTCCATCTTGACTGAACGCGTCGTGCTGCCGGACTGGAACATCGGGGGCGAAACCTTCGGCACCATCCAGCAAAGACTCATCCTTGCGATGCTCAACGAAGCCCAGAAGTGTCTTGTCGAACAGGTGGTCACCGAACCCTGGATGGTCGATCTGGGGATGGTGCTGGGAACCGGCTTCGCGCCGTTCCGAGGCGGCCCGATGAAGTGCATCGACCGCTGGGGCGCGATCCATGTGAAAGACCGCCTGCAACTGCTGTCACAGAACTGCGGACCGCGATTCACTCCTTCCAGCGGCTTCGAACCGCACCTGTTGGCCCACGAGACGGCAATGGAATCAACGACTTAAATGACAGACTAAAAGATTTGAAACGCCGAGGACGCTGAGGATCGCAGAGAAGACATGAGATGGAACAGGGAATGAGATCTTCAAGATGGATGAAGCGACAGAAGTTTCTCCTTGAACTTCTCAGCGATCTCCGGGCTCTCGGCGTTTAAAAAAACTGATTTCACCCCGGCTCACAAACCTGGGTGTGCACTCCAGTCGAAAGGAACCTAGCGTCATGTCCACCATCATCCGAGACGATGAAGAACGACTTGCACAGTCCTCGCCGGAACCGCGTCCAGTCACGCCGCCTGTCAACGCTCCGAGCTTTGCTGAAACCGCTATGCGGCTCGGCGGTAAATCGGAGGACGAAGCCCGTCGCATGGGAGCGGTTGATGCCGCCGACGAACGGGTCGAAGAAATGTTCGATCCCCGCTATCAGACGGCCGCCAGCCCGATTCATCGGGCGATCTGGGATCGTTCGCTCCCATTCGATCACTTCACGTTTCCTGATCCCCCGCGTCGTCCCTCCGCGGCCGCTGCTGAAGTGATGGAAGCGTCGTATCAGATCGTACGACGGCATGTGGAAGCCGGCACGATGATCGACCGGTCGAATGGCAAAATCCCGGACAACGTGTTCGAGGAACTTGCCGCGGCAGGCTACTGGGGTTTGCTGGTCGATCAGAAATACGGCGGCTATGGAGCGTCGTTCTCGCAGTTCGCTCCCTTTCTGACTCGGATGGCAACGGTCGATCCAACGATTGCAGGGTTGGCATCAGTCCATGCCTGTATCGGCGCGGTCGATCCGGTGCAGACGTTCGGCAATGAAGAACAGAAACGACGCTTCCTGCCGAAGCTGGCGTCCGGTCAGGCGCTCTCGGCATTTGCACTGACGGAACCAGGTGCTGGTTCGGACCTCACCGCCCTGCGCACACATGCGGTGCTCGAAGGGGACGAGTTCCTGCTGTATGGGGAGAAGCTGTTCATCACGAATGTGCGGCCTGGCCGCACGGTGGGAGTCGTCTGTCTGATCGACGATACTCCGGCGGTGCTGATCGTCGATCTCCCGCCGACTGAGACTGATGAATTTCAACTCAAGAAGTACGGTCTGTACGCGCTCAAGCATGCCTACAACCAGGGGATCATTTTCAACGGTCTGCGAGTACCGGCGAAGAACTTGCTCGACCCCGGTCGCGGCGACGGGCTGACGATCGCCTATCACGGACTCAATCGCGGCCGCGTTGCATTGTGTGCGAATGCCTCAGGCACGATGCGGATGATGCTGGCGAACCTGCTCCCGTGGGCGCAGTTCCGTGAAACCTACGGCGAGGCGATTGTGAAGCGGGAACTGGTGCGGCGCCGCATCGGTCATCTTGCCGGGTTGATCGTCGCTTGCGATGCCCTGACGCAGTGGACTGCCTCGCTGCTGGACCTCGGTTTTCGCGGCGAAATGGAGTGCATCATCGCCAAGATCTTCGGATCGGAAGCCCAGAAAGAGGCGACGATCGAGTTGTCGATGAAAACACACGGCGGTCGGTCGTTCCTGCACGGGCACTGGTTCGGTGACAACGTGCATGATCTCCTCGCCCCCTGCATCTATGAGGGAGAAGGAGAAATGCTGGGAATGGCCTTCTTCAAATCCCTGGTGAAAGAACACGGCCGCAAATACTTCGAACCGATTGGCCGCACGCTACACGATCAGGGGATCAAGACGCCGGACCTGATGAATCCGTCGCATGCCTGGGCGCTCCGCGAACCGCTCATGCACTACGCCAGGTGGTTTGCCGAAGAAGGCGCTCGCGTTTATCTGACCCATGCGGACGCCAGCGGCGTGAAGCGCGCCCGCAGCGCCAACAAAGGTGAGCGCCGCGTGCTCGACAGCCTCGACCAGCATCTGAATTTCAGTGCGTCGTTCCTGCGAAGATCGCGTCTCGAAATCTCGGGCGTGATGCGAAAGTACCAGCTTAAACTGCCAGATCGCCAGTGCCGGATGGCGGAACTTTCTGCCAGAGTGCAGGCGGCAGTCGTGATGCTGTGTACTTCACTCTACGGTGTCCGACAGGCCGATCCGCTGACGAGGGCGGCAGCCAATGTTGCCTGTACGTCGCTGCGTCACAAGCTCGATGGGAAACGCTACAGCGACGGCGAACTCCGCGCCCTGACCAGCCTGGGGACCAAGATCGCCGACGGCGGCTTTGAACAGATCGCCGGAATTCCGGTGGCTGAGATTTTGATGCCGTATTCGAAAGGGTGAACCGGCGAAGGGCTGCGCCGGCTCATTTTTTCATTACCACTGTAATGGTAAGAAACCGAAGAAAATGCAAAGTGAAGACCGACATTGTGTAAGCGATAGCTTCTCCAGTTCACTGTCGCTGCCATGAACAAAGCCGTTTCGCAGTTCGCGAACTGCGTGCGTCTCGCTCAGCGAATCGAAGGAAACGTACTGTCGTGCCGCAATTCGGTCTAACAGGTCTCTCATTTGCGGTCGCGTTGGTCGTTGTGACTGCCAGAACTGCCTGAGTCCAGCTTCAAACTCAGCGAACATTCGCACGATGTAAGTTGCCTCAAGACCGTTGGAAGCCGCAGTGCAGTCCCGCATTTGGAGTTCACTCGGCAACAGTAGCGGATCGTGCCGAATCACCTCGCGGAAATGGCTGACAGCTGCCAGCACGACGGCGTACTCGCGTTCCACTGCCTTGATCCGGCGAAGCCATTCAAACTGGGTTGGCATTCTGCTGCATTTCCGAGAGGATTTTCTCAAAGTTCTCTGGGGTCAAATCAACACGCTCAGCATCACGAATCGTATTCACCGTGGGGCTTTCCTTGAACATGTAGTGCAGATGCCAGTCGCCGCCGTAAAAGTAGATGCTGGCAATGTCGTCATACTCGGGCAGCAAATAGAGATCAACGATGCCCTCCGCTCTGGGGCTCGAACGGGCCACCGGCTCAAGAATGACTTTGCAGGTCTCTTTTTGCATAAGGACCGCAGGCAGCGTGTGATTACCGATGACGGCATCTTTCATGCGAAACTGGATGCGCCTTGTCGACCAATCATCAAGTCTGGCCCATGTCTCAATCTGGGTAGCAAGTGCTTCGACTCGCTCGATCCACCTCGATCTCTCAGAAAGCCGTTCCCTGATCTCAGCTTCGATTTCTTCTTTCAATCCTTCAGGCTGGTCGGGGGAGTTTGTCCAATCCAATTCTTGCGATCCGAGGACCACCGACGCCACAAATTGTCGGTGACCTGGGTCTCCCTTCGGGACAAACGTAAATACCAGAACGCCGTCTGCGTCTTGTTTCGCAACAACAGCGATCATGAAGGGACGACTCAATTGCGTCAGAGTTGGCATAAAACACTTTCGGCTGTCAAAGACAGTTCGCAATGGTCGATGTCGCCCAGGAGTTCGGGATCAGGCTGTCGTTTGCCTGACTGCGTTATCCTATTTGAGTCTCGCTCGGTTTCAATTCGCAAGTCCAATCCCGCATCTCATGACACACAGTCAGGGAGCGATGTCACCAATGGACCTCCTCCCTAGCTACTCCGCTCCAAGCTGCTCGAGCAAATCCGCGATTTCGCGATGCGCTGCTTGAGATTGCGTAATGATCAGCAGACCTGGCAGCGTTTCAATTGTGCCAGTGGGTGGTTCGGCGTGATGGGCTACCTGGATGGCGGCGATCATGCCCTCGATTGCAGCTGTGGAGCCAGTGGAGAGCAAAGAACCGAACGCTTTTAGAGCCTGCGTATCGAACTGTGACGGCGGGGCTGGCTCGCTGGCGGGTTCAGCTTCTACTTCTGCCGACTCGATCGCAGGCGTATCGCCGCTGAGATCGACTTTGATCTTTGGCATGTTTGGCAACTGCAGAAAGTCGGGGAGATCGAGCGTTACCTGCTCGATCAATTCGCTGACCTGTGACTTCCAGCTCCAGGGGCGAACCGTTTTCACGATCACATCCCGCAGTTCGTCCGGCTCGGCGAAGTCGAGTTGGCTGATTCTGTAGACTCGGGTCTCTTTGTGCAGATGACATGCAAGGCGGGTGGTGATCTCCACGCCTGACGGCGTGACGAGCAGATCCAGGTCGTAGGCATGCGACGCCGTCACCGGGAAGACGCCACCTTCCAACGACATCGAGTCCAGCGGCGTTGCGATCTGGGCGATGGCGATTTGCAGCACGTCTTCGATCGTCAGGTCCCCTCCTCGAATGGCGTCAGTCCCAATCTCGGTTTCGAGGATCAGTTCGCTCAACCGCGACAGCATGTGCATCCGCCCCGTCGGCTCGTCCTCCGGAGGGGCAGGCTCGGCGGTTTCCGGCGTTGCAGGTTCCGCGTCCGGGGCGGCGACCGCAGGCACGGGTGACGCCGGGATCGCCGCGGCCGCATCCATAGGGCCGGCAGGTGAATTCAGCTCCACCAGCGTGTGGCGAACTTTCTGACTGCTGGTCACCGGCTGCGGCAGTCGGGAAACTTTGGCCTGCTCGGAAAGTGAGACGACTGCCGGAGAGGGGTCCAGCGTTGCTGGGGCCTGCGAAACTTCTTCCAGCGGTTCGTCGCCAATGATCAGAGTGGACTGCATCAAGGTCGCAAAGCTCAGCAGGACATTGCGGTCGAAACGGACGGACAGGCCATGTGTTTCCTCAATCTGCTGGAGCAGTTCGGCAAAGGTGATGCGGCTGTGCGGCTCGAGCGTCAACTGCGCAGGCATCTGCAGCAAGGTTTCGATTTTGCGAATTCGCTGATGCGGAGCCGCGGACGGCTTGGCTGCCGCAGGCTTGGCGGGCGGTTCTTCTCCCCACGCAATCGGGCCGCAGAAAATCAGTATGAAAGCAGTCCAAAATCGCCAAGTCATTGCCAGCTCCTCCATGCAGGGACAGAACTCCATTCAGCAACCGCGAGATCGACTCTACCCATGTCCGCCGCCCCGAAACAATCCAGCAAGCGTTTGGCTGGGCCGCAGACTTCTCGCATTCACACTCTTCTTGCTTATTTTGCCCAGATTCTCTTTTCGTCACGCTGTTTGCAATTGCAGTGCCTTGGAAGAAATCCAGAGTGATGCAAACTTGAAACTTCCCCGTTCTCGGTGAGAACAGATGTTCAAACTCGCAGGTAAACTTGCTATCACGCGGTACGAAACGTCTGGAAAACTTCTCGGGAATGAATATGGCGCCTCGGCTTCGCCTGATTTTTGCGATTCACAATCACCAGCCTGTGGGCAATTTCGACGGCGTCTTCGCGCAGGCGTACCGCGATGCCTACGAGCCGTTTTTTGACGTTCTCGACGACTTTCCCGATCTGCCGATCACCGTGCATCTCTCCGGCAGCCTCCTGGAATGGCTCGAGGTCCACCGTCCGGAATACATCGATCGCATCCGCGGGTATCTCGCGGAAGGTCGGCTGGAACTGCTGGGCGGGCCGTTCTTCGAGCCGATCCTGGCCTCCATTCCCGGCCGCGACCGCGTCGGGCAGATTCGCGCTTACACGCAGCACTTGTCACAACTGTTCGACACCACCATTCGCGGCATGTGGGTGCCGGAACGGGTTTGGGAACCAAACTTCGCCAGCGACATCGTCGATGCCGGCATCGAATACACGATTCTCGACGACTCCCACTTCCGCTGGGCCGGCCTGGGTGAAGACCGCCTGCACGGTTACTACATCACCGAGAACGAAGGCCGTCTGCTGAAGGTCTTCCCGGACGACGAGCCGCTGCGCTACGCCATTCCTTGGGCGAAGCCGGTCGAGACGATTGCCTACCTGAAAAAGCTGGCTGAGAAGCATCCCGACACCGTCGTGTCGTTTGGTGACGACGGCGAGAAATTCGGCTCATGGCCTGGGACGAAGGAGCACGTCTACGGCAAGGGCTGGCTGAAAGACATGTTTCAGGCGTTTCGCGACAACGCCGACTGGCTGAAGGTCGTGACGATGGGGCAGGCGGTTGACGAAGTTCCTCCGCAGGGAAAGGTCTATCTCCCGAACGCCAGCTATCGTGAAATGACCGAATGGGCGCTGCCGACCGATCAGCAGCTCGATTACAAGAAGATCGTTTCCGAGCTTTCTGAAACGCCTGAGTGGAAAGAGATCAAGCCGTTCTTCCGGGCTGGCCTGTGGCGAAACTTCCTCGTCAAGTACCCCGAGAGCAACGAGATGTACTGCCGCTCGCGGGAGGTGAGCGAACGGGTGCATGCCCTTTCGACCTCAGAAGCTGCTCGCGAACAGCCGGAACTGTTTCGGCAGGCCCGCATGGACCTCTATCGGGGCCAGTGCAATTGCCCTTACTGGCACGGCGCCTTCGGCGGGCTGTATCTACCGCATCTGCGAAACGCCATTTACCAGCACCTGATCGCCGCTGACACCGCGGTCGAGCAACTGCACGGGCGTCCCAGCCGCTGGGTCGAGATTGAAGCGTCGGATTACAACCTTGATGCGAGGAAGGAAATCCGCCTGTCCGGCGACAAAATGATCGCTTACCTCGCGCCGGCTCGCGGGGGTCATCTGTACGAATTGGATCTGCGAACGAACAACGTCAATCTGTTGGCGACTCTGAACCGCCGACCAGAGCCGTATCACCAGACCGTGCTGGAAGCGGCCGGCGCCAGCGACGACGTCGATGATGTCGCCTTCAACAAGCATGAAGGCGTGCGGTTCAAGCAGGCGAACCTTGACCAGAAAATTGCCTACGACCGCTGGCCCCGGAAGTCGCTGGTGGACCACTTCCTGCGACCGGACGTTGACCTCACCGAGTTTCAACTTGGCAATGGCGGGATCGGCGACTTCGTGATCGGCGTCTATGAGACGCGGATGCGGCGCTCGGACAATCGAGTCGAAGCGGTCATGAGCCGCGAAGGCCGCATGGGTGAACACTGGATCCGGATCGACAAGACCATCGCCCTCGATTCAGGCAACGGCAGCCAGCTTGAAATCACATACGAACTGAGCAAGCTGCCGACGGGCGTGCCGGTGCATTTCGGCGTCGAGTTCAACTTCGCCGCGATGCCCTCCGGCGCGAACGACAGGTATTACTACAACGGCCACGGGGCCCAGTTGGGCCGGCTCGAAACAGTGCAATCGCTGCCGCCGGGGCTGCGGATTGGCCTTGTCGATGAATGGCTGGGAGTCGATGCCTCGCTCGAATTGACGCAGCCGGCGGAATTCTGGACGTTCCCGATTCAGACGGTCAGCCAGAGCGAAGGGGGCTTCGAACTGGTCCATCAGAGCTGCACCGTGGTGCCGCACTGGAAGTTCACCGCTGACGCCAGCGGCCGCTGGCAGGTGCGCATTCAACTGACCGCGGATACCTCGATGGCACAGGCCCGCAAACTGGCCGACCTCGCCACCGCTCGGTCCTGAGTCACAGAGACAAATCACAGTGACAAAGAAAAGCAGAGACCACGAAAGAAACGGAACACACGAAAAAGAAAATCTTACCGGCCCACCGCTTTCTCAGAATGCGGGCGTCAGTGGCTGAGGCAAACTCTCATTTTTCTTTCGTGTTTTTCGTTTCTTTCGTGGTTCAATCTTCTGAATTTCTCTCTGCCCCGATGACTTGTGAACAATTGAGTGATACGGCATGAGAGCGTAAGCTGGCTGTCGCTGATGTCACCGCTAGTCAAGGATCATCATGAACATGCTGCGCTCTCTGGTACTGCTGGCGGGAATTTGCGTCACTTCAACTTTGACCGCGGCAGAGCCTTCGCTGCCGGGGTTGCAGCAGGACATTCCCTTTGCTCAAGTCGGCGACGTCAGCCTGACGCTGGATGCGTTTGTGCCTGAAGGAGCAGGGCCGTTTCCCACCTGTATTCTGGTGCATGGAGGCGGCTTCACCAAAGGGGACAAGCAGAGTTACATCAAGCCGTTGTTCGAGCCGCTTAGCAAGGCGGGATTCACCTGGTTCACGATCAACTATCGGCTCGCGCCGGCCCATCGCTGGCCTGCCTGTGCCGAAGATGTCGAAACCGCCATCCGCTGGGTCAAAGCTCACGCCAGCGAATACAAGGTCGACATCAATCGGATCGTCCTGATCGGCGAATCGGCCGGTGGACACCTGGTGTCATACGTCGGCGGGACAGTCAAAGGGGACACAAGCGTGGCCGCCGTCGTTCCGTTCTATGCTCCTAACGATCTGGAATTGCAGGTGCGGCATCGTCACGAACTCGGCGAATCGATGCACGCACTGCTCGGCCTGACTGAACTCAATGACGCAGCCTGGCCGCAACTGCGTGCTGCATCGCCCAGCAGCGTGACTCACAAGGGCATGCCGCCGTTTCTACTCATTCATGGCGATGCCGATCAAACGGTGCCGTTTGAACAGTCGGTGCAATTCCAGCAGCAGATGCAGAAACTGGGGAACCGTTGCGATCTGATTACGGTTCCTGGCGGGGGCCACGGCATGGGTGGCTGGCAGAAGCTTAATTCAGACTATCAATCGCAAATGATTGGCTGGATCAACGCGACACTGAGCGGCTCGTCAGGCAAATAAAGCCGGGCAAAATAAGAAGTGCACCCGGAGGGGTTCGAACCCCCAACCCCCGGTTCCGAAGTTCTCAGAATGAGTTTTGTCAGTGTTCGGTTAATGTTCGGACACTGGTTTTTATGCGGCGGGATTGTTTCGCTCTCGCCGGTCAAAAGTCAGAAAAACGCCAAAAGTGGGTACAGGTTTCCAATCTGTACCCACTTTTTTATTGTTCATCGAGAGTCACAAATTTGACTTTCTCGGCGTTTACGACTTCTTCGAACTTCTCGAACTTGTGGTCAATGATCTTAAATCTCAGGACGCCTGCAATCTTCTCTGCCGTCGCGATTCTCAGGTCGCCGTCCCTCATGAATCGCGAAATCGAGTTCACATCGACGCCGGCGGCTGTGGCGAGACTTCGATAACTACCGCCGTTCGACGTGTAGTCGTAAATCGAAAACCTCAGCGCCTGTGCCAGCCCGAGGGAGTATCTGCCGGCTTTTGCGGACAGTTTCTCGCAAGCTTTTTCCAGGGCGTAAAGTCGCCTTTCGAGATGCCGAATCCGGCTCCGCTGAACTGCGTTCGTCTCGGAATACTCCGCTTGGCGATCTCTTGCCATTTCGCTCTCCATCGACCCTGAAGTGTAGCTCATTGTCTACACCCTCCCCGGAAAGTCAATGCCGCTTCAGTCCGATTTGTTCTCCGGTAGTGCTTACTCAGTGTGCAGTTGCAGTTCGACTGACGTCCGGTTGCAGGTCAACTGAGCGAACAAAATTTGAGCAACGGCCCATATATGTGAGAGCAAGTCACACACGAAAAAACCGGATCGGCTGAATGACACTTTCCGGACGGTGAACCATTCATAGAGACACAAAGTTTCGTCTGACTGAACGCTGGATGAACGCTGACCACACGCAGACCGAACAGAATCCCGACTCACGCCCATCTATGAGGGACCAAAGAAACGCCGCTCGGGAGTGTCGGCCCTGGTCTGCTGACGAAAACCGGACGCGCGTCCCTCTATAGAGGGACGCACTTTGCCAGACGAACAGCGTCCAGTCGCACGACGACTGAACACCAACCAAACAACAAACGGAGACCGAAGAGATTGGCAACAGCGAACCACCAAAGCGAAGCGATCCGTCCGGGTGAACTCTACACGCTGGACGATGCCATGAAGCGGCTCGGCTGGGGGCGTGCTGCGATGCGTACCGCACGCGCCAACGGCCTGAAGGTCATTCGCCAAGGCGGTCGTGCCTATGTGCTGTCTGACGAGATCCTGAACTACTTCAAGACTCTGGCAGTCTAGTTCTCTCTGAAACCACCATCCGGACTGATCCCCGGATGTTGCCTGCCGGCGTCCAGTCCATCGCCGGCAGGCTGTTTACACTCTCTTGGACATCGAAAGCCCTTGAATGGACTGTCCGCAGCCCACACGCGATCTCTCCTATCTCCGCAATGACGACATTCCCGACTTCAACCGCCGCGTGAGGCGGAAGCCCTGCGTTGATCTGGCCCGCATGGTCAAGACGAGCGGCATGGATGAGCAGGACACGCGGGAACTGATCGAACGAACCGGCGGCCCACTGCAGTTCGGTTTGAAGGCTGACCAGGGGGAAGAGTTCTTGCGGATGCTGTACGGTGACTTTCATGTCGATCCGTACCACGCGGAATGGCCTGAAGAGTTCTTCCATGTGAACGGCGCACTCTCTGATTTCGTTTGGTATGCCACGGTCACGGCACATCGAAAACAACCGATGATCTGCCTACTGTC carries:
- a CDS encoding acyl-CoA dehydrogenase family protein, with translation MSTIIRDDEERLAQSSPEPRPVTPPVNAPSFAETAMRLGGKSEDEARRMGAVDAADERVEEMFDPRYQTAASPIHRAIWDRSLPFDHFTFPDPPRRPSAAAAEVMEASYQIVRRHVEAGTMIDRSNGKIPDNVFEELAAAGYWGLLVDQKYGGYGASFSQFAPFLTRMATVDPTIAGLASVHACIGAVDPVQTFGNEEQKRRFLPKLASGQALSAFALTEPGAGSDLTALRTHAVLEGDEFLLYGEKLFITNVRPGRTVGVVCLIDDTPAVLIVDLPPTETDEFQLKKYGLYALKHAYNQGIIFNGLRVPAKNLLDPGRGDGLTIAYHGLNRGRVALCANASGTMRMMLANLLPWAQFRETYGEAIVKRELVRRRIGHLAGLIVACDALTQWTASLLDLGFRGEMECIIAKIFGSEAQKEATIELSMKTHGGRSFLHGHWFGDNVHDLLAPCIYEGEGEMLGMAFFKSLVKEHGRKYFEPIGRTLHDQGIKTPDLMNPSHAWALREPLMHYARWFAEEGARVYLTHADASGVKRARSANKGERRVLDSLDQHLNFSASFLRRSRLEISGVMRKYQLKLPDRQCRMAELSARVQAAVVMLCTSLYGVRQADPLTRAAANVACTSLRHKLDGKRYSDGELRALTSLGTKIADGGFEQIAGIPVAEILMPYSKG
- a CDS encoding alpha/beta hydrolase — translated: MLRSLVLLAGICVTSTLTAAEPSLPGLQQDIPFAQVGDVSLTLDAFVPEGAGPFPTCILVHGGGFTKGDKQSYIKPLFEPLSKAGFTWFTINYRLAPAHRWPACAEDVETAIRWVKAHASEYKVDINRIVLIGESAGGHLVSYVGGTVKGDTSVAAVVPFYAPNDLELQVRHRHELGESMHALLGLTELNDAAWPQLRAASPSSVTHKGMPPFLLIHGDADQTVPFEQSVQFQQQMQKLGNRCDLITVPGGGHGMGGWQKLNSDYQSQMIGWINATLSGSSGK
- a CDS encoding 3-hydroxyacyl-CoA dehydrogenase NAD-binding domain-containing protein, which produces MLGLKNFKLQVDSHEVLTATLDVPDRPLNVFDDSVLHDLDEIVRYVRLGEGRNVRMVVFRSGKPAGFLAGADIHRLQAIENERECDWILEQGQKLFSSIEELSVPTLAVVHGACVGGGMEFVLACKYRLAVNDPATRMGLPEVKLGLIPAWGGTQRLPKRVGVSTALPMMLEGKTLTAKEALNVGLVDGLISSSQAEEEIEAFVQQRLHGGGSQTPSRGWISWLIDSNPLGRSLAINQARKATAKLSRQYPALKKIIDAVEIGLKSSDVSEAGLAAERKAFTELLLGDVSPNLIDLFLLQEKAKKTSTWTELAEPLPVKRIAVIGAGTMGAGIAQLAAAKGYSVLLQDVKEEFVNKGMETIRSLFAKATSKGAISKADAEQAISRLQTRVDWGASDDVDLMIEAIVERLEIKQAVFAKADELLPNRAVLASNTSALPIDDMAKATQRPEKVGGLHFFNPVHKMPLVEVVRGAATSDETIATLVGVAKRLGKVPVVVKQSPGFLVNRILFPYLDESARLVTEGFAITDIDREAKKFGMPMGPLELLDVVGIDVALDVSKTLSPLAQQSTPSPALFQNMVAAGNKGQKTGSGFYNWHNGKRGPAIIPNDPSILTERVVLPDWNIGGETFGTIQQRLILAMLNEAQKCLVEQVVTEPWMVDLGMVLGTGFAPFRGGPMKCIDRWGAIHVKDRLQLLSQNCGPRFTPSSGFEPHLLAHETAMESTT
- a CDS encoding alpha-amylase/4-alpha-glucanotransferase domain-containing protein, with amino-acid sequence MAPRLRLIFAIHNHQPVGNFDGVFAQAYRDAYEPFFDVLDDFPDLPITVHLSGSLLEWLEVHRPEYIDRIRGYLAEGRLELLGGPFFEPILASIPGRDRVGQIRAYTQHLSQLFDTTIRGMWVPERVWEPNFASDIVDAGIEYTILDDSHFRWAGLGEDRLHGYYITENEGRLLKVFPDDEPLRYAIPWAKPVETIAYLKKLAEKHPDTVVSFGDDGEKFGSWPGTKEHVYGKGWLKDMFQAFRDNADWLKVVTMGQAVDEVPPQGKVYLPNASYREMTEWALPTDQQLDYKKIVSELSETPEWKEIKPFFRAGLWRNFLVKYPESNEMYCRSREVSERVHALSTSEAAREQPELFRQARMDLYRGQCNCPYWHGAFGGLYLPHLRNAIYQHLIAADTAVEQLHGRPSRWVEIEASDYNLDARKEIRLSGDKMIAYLAPARGGHLYELDLRTNNVNLLATLNRRPEPYHQTVLEAAGASDDVDDVAFNKHEGVRFKQANLDQKIAYDRWPRKSLVDHFLRPDVDLTEFQLGNGGIGDFVIGVYETRMRRSDNRVEAVMSREGRMGEHWIRIDKTIALDSGNGSQLEITYELSKLPTGVPVHFGVEFNFAAMPSGANDRYYYNGHGAQLGRLETVQSLPPGLRIGLVDEWLGVDASLELTQPAEFWTFPIQTVSQSEGGFELVHQSCTVVPHWKFTADASGRWQVRIQLTADTSMAQARKLADLATARS